The proteins below come from a single Serratia ficaria genomic window:
- a CDS encoding LrgB family protein yields the protein MNDFILSLACFLATLALYFANKRLYRRRRTLLLMPLVLTPMILVLLLVVTHISYRDYIGETHWLLWLLGPATIAFAVPVYENLHIIRRHWLSLTAGVVTAVLVAVHSSVWLARLLTLPEEVQRSLAVRSITTPFALEAAKQMGGQPDLVALFVVITGVFGMAVGDMLFLRLAVRSRLAKGAGLGASSHGAGTAKAYELGQQEGVVSSLVMMLAGIITVIAAPLIGQWMW from the coding sequence ATGAATGACTTTATCCTCAGCCTGGCCTGTTTCCTGGCGACGCTGGCGCTGTACTTCGCCAACAAGCGGCTCTATCGCCGCCGCCGCACCCTGCTGCTGATGCCGCTGGTGCTGACGCCGATGATCCTGGTGCTGCTGCTGGTGGTGACCCACATCTCCTATCGGGACTACATCGGCGAAACCCATTGGCTGCTGTGGCTATTGGGGCCGGCGACCATCGCTTTTGCGGTGCCGGTATACGAAAACCTGCATATTATTCGCCGCCACTGGCTGTCGCTGACCGCCGGCGTCGTGACGGCGGTGCTGGTGGCGGTGCACAGCTCGGTGTGGCTGGCGCGGCTGCTGACGCTGCCGGAAGAGGTGCAGCGCAGCCTGGCGGTGCGTTCGATCACCACGCCCTTTGCGCTGGAGGCCGCCAAACAGATGGGCGGACAGCCGGATCTGGTGGCGCTGTTCGTGGTGATCACCGGGGTGTTCGGCATGGCGGTGGGGGATATGCTGTTCCTGCGGCTGGCGGTGCGCAGCCGTCTGGCGAAGGGGGCCGGGTTGGGGGCCTCGTCCCACGGCGCCGGTACCGCGAAGGCCTATGAGCTCGGGCAGCAGGAAGGGGTGGTTTCCAGCCTGGTGATGATGCTGGCGGGGATCATCACGGTGATCGCCGCGCCGCTGATTGGCCAATGGATGTGGTAA